In the genome of Leptospira saintgironsiae, one region contains:
- a CDS encoding RNA recognition motif domain-containing protein, translated as MSSKLFVGGLSWSTTDLTLRQLFETHGAIQEANIVIDRETGRSRGFGFVTFADQYSAKTAISALNGKDLDGRNIVVSVAEDKARSDRNRNGNRKFQQDRW; from the coding sequence ATGTCATCCAAATTATTCGTAGGTGGTCTTAGCTGGTCAACCACCGATTTAACCTTACGCCAATTGTTTGAGACTCATGGCGCTATTCAGGAAGCAAATATAGTAATAGATCGTGAGACCGGAAGATCAAGAGGGTTCGGCTTTGTTACTTTTGCTGATCAATATTCAGCGAAAACAGCGATTTCAGCACTCAATGGGAAAGATTTAGACGGACGCAATATCGTAGTCTCAGTTGCCGAAGATAAAGCAAGATCTGACCGTAATAGGAATGGTAATCGGAAGTTTCAGCAAGATCGCTGGTAG